One part of the Marinobacterium rhizophilum genome encodes these proteins:
- a CDS encoding sigma-54-dependent transcriptional regulator: protein MSRILIVEDETIIRTALRRLLERHDYQVDDAGSVDEATSRFALQDYNLIISDLRLPGAPGTELIPLAKQVPVLIMTSYASLRSAVDAMKLGAVDYIAKPFDHDEMLRTIENVLNRKAAAADSATAAPGKGSKNELLGSCPPMQELLSRIDKVARTDATVLVLGESGTGKELVARAIHEQSDRAKAPLISVNCASIPDTLIESELFGHEKGAFTGANSARSGLIEAANGGTLFLDEIGELPLEAQARLLRFLQESEIRRVGAVHSTQVNVRLIAATHRNLKEMARNGEFREDLYYRLYVMELRMPPLRDRGNDIAILANRFLQRACAKMGQAPARFSEGTLEALTQYHWPGNVRELENAIERALILADDLLITTELLGLDLEPASRLHQFERSYAYASGDAPPSTGNRREPQTGLSLDDYFQRFVLENQNRMSETDLAKKLGVSRKCLWERRQKLGIPRKSRSK, encoded by the coding sequence ATGAGCCGTATTCTGATTGTTGAAGATGAAACGATAATCCGTACCGCCCTGCGCCGCCTGCTGGAACGTCATGACTACCAGGTCGACGATGCAGGCTCCGTTGACGAAGCCACCAGCCGCTTCGCGTTGCAGGATTACAACCTTATTATCAGTGACTTGCGCCTGCCGGGCGCTCCGGGAACCGAACTGATCCCGCTGGCCAAGCAGGTACCGGTCCTGATCATGACCAGTTACGCCAGCCTGCGCTCTGCGGTAGACGCCATGAAGCTGGGGGCCGTCGATTACATCGCCAAGCCCTTTGACCATGACGAAATGCTGCGCACCATCGAGAACGTGCTGAACCGCAAGGCCGCCGCGGCCGATAGCGCAACTGCGGCACCTGGCAAGGGCAGCAAGAACGAACTGCTCGGCTCCTGCCCGCCCATGCAGGAACTGCTGAGCCGCATCGACAAGGTCGCCCGCACCGATGCCACCGTGCTGGTGCTGGGCGAGTCCGGCACCGGCAAGGAACTGGTCGCCCGCGCCATTCACGAACAGAGTGATCGCGCCAAGGCGCCGCTGATCTCGGTAAACTGCGCCTCCATTCCCGATACCCTGATCGAATCCGAGCTGTTCGGGCACGAAAAGGGCGCCTTTACCGGGGCCAACAGTGCCCGTAGCGGCCTGATCGAAGCAGCCAATGGCGGCACCCTGTTTCTGGACGAAATCGGCGAACTCCCCCTCGAAGCCCAGGCCCGGCTGCTGCGCTTCCTGCAGGAAAGCGAGATTCGGCGCGTCGGCGCGGTACATTCCACCCAGGTCAATGTTCGCCTGATCGCAGCGACGCACCGCAATCTGAAAGAAATGGCCCGCAACGGTGAATTCCGCGAAGACCTGTATTACCGCCTCTACGTGATGGAACTGCGCATGCCGCCGCTGCGTGATCGAGGCAACGATATCGCCATACTGGCCAACCGATTTCTGCAGCGGGCCTGCGCCAAGATGGGACAGGCACCGGCACGTTTCAGTGAAGGCACACTGGAGGCCCTGACCCAGTACCACTGGCCCGGCAACGTGCGTGAACTGGAAAATGCCATCGAGCGGGCACTGATCCTGGCGGATGACCTGCTGATCACCACGGAGCTGCTTGGCCTCGACCTGGAACCGGCCTCCCGGCTGCACCAGTTTGAACGCAGCTACGCCTATGCATCCGGTGATGCTCCCCCCAGTACCGGCAACCGGCGGGAACCGCAGACAGGCTTGTCACTGGACGACTACTTTCAGCGCTTTGTACTGGAAAACCAGAACCGCATGAGCGAAACCGACCTGGCCAAGAAGCTCGGTGTCAGCCGCAAGTGCCTGTGGGAACGGCGCCAGAAGCTGGGCATTCCCCGCAAGAGTCGCAGCAAGTAA
- a CDS encoding ATP-binding protein has product MFSIHGLFIAGVSYLLVLFGAAYLTERGKLPRRLVRHPLVHALSLGIYTSVWTFYGIFGIVQDAGITYLTSYLGATLAFVLAPAIMVPILRISRTHQLSSLADLFAFRFRSGPVGTLTSLLVVAATLPLIAIQIQAVAESLYLLNNEAPRDLIAATFCAVMALFAILFGARHASLRNRNNGLVVAMAVESLVKLIALLAIAGYSLFAILGGPAGLEQWLADNPAALQRIQHIPENENWHTLLLAFFATTIVMPHMFHLAFTENSSALSLQKASWLMPLYLFLMAITVPIIVWAGIKLEATHATEYLILNIGVVLGSPTLTLLAFLGGLSAASGVIIVATVSMASMLQNHLLLPLTRVPDNVRFYNWLLWLRRILILVLMSGSYLFYTQLARPEALYLLGLIAFVSFLQFLPGLLATLFWAGINRWGFVLGLCAGTGSWLLTMLLPMVLDQDISLLDFDINTDDWHQSAVFSLLLNCVVLVVASRLFPTGDEERKAADACMLNVMQQPMGIRLNATRVEDFEALLRPRLGAETAKRELQSAIAQLGINYEVLSPLDLLRLRSQLEQHLSGLVGPVEAATILEPLDQQDPIEGFRARDVHLLESQLEQYHQRLGGLAAELDELRRYHRLTLQKLPVGVCTLDSDGRILFWNAEIEHYTGLSVDEVLTWRPTSLPAPWGELFTRFTEGDQSHLESQKLVLQGQPRWFSLHKAQLSEQKAHAGMVILLEDESDTLMLADKLAHNERLASIGRFAAGVAHEIGNPVTGIACLAQNLKFETESPLVLESGEQILDQTKRISRIVQSLVRFAHTGRQDHVTQHDPVDIYACIAEAIQLVSLDSRGRHQRYQNEVPPALQVVGDIQQLLQVFVNLLNNACDASPEQGLISISAEREDEKVIIRMQDEGSGIPAELQDRLFEPFFTTKDPGKGTGLGLPLVYNIIEEHYGNIEILSPADKKQNKGTLVVITLPGLAPSEL; this is encoded by the coding sequence ATGTTTAGTATTCACGGCCTTTTCATCGCCGGTGTCAGCTACCTGCTGGTTCTGTTTGGCGCCGCCTACCTGACCGAGCGCGGCAAACTGCCTCGCCGGCTGGTGCGCCACCCGCTGGTACATGCACTCTCGCTGGGTATCTACACCAGTGTCTGGACCTTCTACGGCATCTTCGGCATCGTGCAGGACGCCGGCATCACCTACCTGACCTCCTACCTGGGGGCGACCCTGGCCTTTGTACTGGCACCGGCCATCATGGTGCCAATCCTGCGCATTTCCCGCACCCATCAGCTCAGCTCGCTGGCCGACCTGTTCGCCTTTCGCTTTCGCAGCGGCCCCGTCGGTACCCTGACCTCCCTGCTGGTGGTCGCCGCGACCCTGCCGCTGATCGCCATCCAGATTCAGGCTGTGGCCGAATCCTTGTACCTGCTGAACAACGAAGCACCGCGCGACCTGATCGCCGCGACCTTCTGTGCGGTCATGGCGCTGTTCGCCATCCTGTTCGGTGCCCGCCACGCCTCGTTGCGCAATCGCAACAACGGCCTGGTGGTCGCCATGGCAGTAGAGTCACTGGTCAAGCTCATTGCCCTGCTGGCCATTGCCGGTTACTCGCTGTTTGCCATTCTCGGCGGGCCTGCCGGGCTGGAACAGTGGCTGGCCGACAACCCCGCCGCACTGCAACGCATTCAGCACATCCCGGAAAACGAAAACTGGCATACACTGCTGCTGGCGTTCTTCGCCACCACCATTGTGATGCCACACATGTTTCACCTGGCCTTTACCGAGAACTCGTCCGCCCTGAGCCTGCAAAAAGCCTCGTGGCTGATGCCGCTGTACCTGTTCCTCATGGCGATAACGGTGCCGATCATCGTCTGGGCCGGCATCAAGCTTGAAGCCACCCATGCAACGGAATACCTGATCCTCAATATCGGTGTGGTGCTGGGCTCCCCCACCCTGACACTGCTGGCATTTCTGGGCGGTTTATCGGCGGCCAGTGGCGTTATCATTGTGGCCACCGTCAGCATGGCCTCGATGCTGCAGAACCACCTGCTGCTGCCACTGACCCGGGTGCCGGACAATGTGCGCTTCTACAACTGGCTGCTGTGGCTGCGCCGCATCCTCATTCTGGTGCTGATGAGCGGAAGCTACCTGTTTTACACCCAGCTGGCCCGACCTGAAGCTCTCTACCTGCTCGGCCTGATCGCCTTTGTCTCCTTCCTGCAGTTTCTGCCAGGCCTGCTGGCCACCCTGTTCTGGGCCGGCATTAACCGCTGGGGCTTTGTGCTGGGGCTCTGTGCCGGCACCGGCAGCTGGCTGCTGACCATGCTGTTGCCCATGGTACTGGACCAGGATATCAGCCTGCTGGATTTCGACATCAATACCGACGACTGGCACCAGTCCGCCGTATTTTCCCTGCTGCTCAACTGCGTGGTACTGGTGGTGGCATCACGCCTTTTTCCCACCGGCGACGAAGAGCGCAAGGCCGCCGACGCCTGCATGCTGAATGTCATGCAACAACCCATGGGTATCCGTCTCAACGCTACCCGGGTGGAAGATTTCGAGGCCCTGCTGCGCCCACGCCTGGGCGCCGAGACGGCAAAGCGCGAGCTGCAAAGCGCCATTGCCCAGCTGGGTATCAACTATGAAGTACTGTCACCACTGGACTTGCTGCGCCTGCGTTCCCAGCTGGAGCAGCACCTGTCCGGTCTGGTCGGCCCGGTTGAAGCCGCCACCATTCTGGAACCGCTGGACCAGCAGGACCCGATTGAGGGCTTCAGGGCCCGTGATGTGCATTTGCTGGAGTCACAACTTGAGCAGTACCACCAGCGCCTCGGCGGCCTGGCGGCCGAGCTGGATGAGCTTCGACGCTACCACCGCCTGACGCTGCAAAAACTGCCCGTCGGCGTCTGCACCCTGGACAGCGACGGCCGCATCCTGTTCTGGAATGCGGAAATTGAACACTACACCGGACTGTCCGTCGACGAAGTGCTGACCTGGCGCCCGACATCGCTGCCGGCCCCCTGGGGGGAACTTTTCACCCGCTTTACCGAAGGCGACCAGTCCCATCTGGAAAGCCAGAAACTGGTGCTGCAGGGGCAGCCGCGCTGGTTCAGCCTGCACAAGGCACAGCTCAGCGAGCAAAAAGCCCACGCCGGCATGGTCATACTGCTGGAGGACGAGTCGGACACCCTGATGCTGGCCGACAAACTGGCGCATAACGAACGCCTGGCTTCCATCGGGCGCTTTGCCGCCGGTGTCGCCCATGAAATCGGCAACCCGGTCACCGGTATCGCCTGCCTGGCACAGAACCTGAAATTCGAAACCGAAAGCCCGCTGGTGCTTGAATCCGGCGAGCAGATTCTGGACCAGACCAAGCGCATCAGCCGTATCGTGCAGTCGCTGGTCCGCTTTGCCCACACCGGGCGCCAGGATCATGTCACCCAGCACGACCCCGTCGACATCTATGCCTGCATCGCCGAAGCCATTCAGCTCGTTTCCCTCGACAGCCGCGGCCGGCACCAGCGCTACCAGAACGAGGTCCCGCCCGCACTGCAGGTCGTGGGGGACATCCAGCAGCTGCTGCAAGTTTTCGTCAACCTGCTCAATAACGCCTGTGACGCCTCGCCCGAGCAGGGCCTGATCAGCATCAGCGCGGAGCGGGAAGACGAAAAGGTCATCATTCGCATGCAGGACGAAGGCAGCGGCATTCCCGCCGAATTGCAGGACCGCCTGTTCGAGCCCTTTTTCACCACCAAGGACCCCGGCAAGGGAACCGGACTGGGTTTGCCCTTGGTCTACAATATTATCGAAGAACACTATGGTAATATCGAGATACTCAGCCCTGCCGACAAAAAACAGAATAAAGGCACTCTAGTGGTAATCACCTTACCTGGACTTGCGCCGTCCGAGCTTTGA
- a CDS encoding MFS transporter → MYLHRTALLMIIGFYLAGPLLLDWWLQPDARWYRPFLIWLILIALSWLIDMRRGHQDV, encoded by the coding sequence ATGTATCTGCACCGTACCGCGCTCCTGATGATCATCGGCTTTTACCTGGCCGGCCCCCTGCTGCTCGACTGGTGGCTGCAGCCCGATGCCCGCTGGTACCGCCCCTTCCTGATCTGGCTGATACTGATCGCGCTGAGCTGGCTGATCGACATGCGCCGAGGACACCAGGATGTTTAG
- the gluQRS gene encoding tRNA glutamyl-Q(34) synthetase GluQRS has protein sequence MRYIGRFAPSPTGPLHFGSLLAALASYADARAHGGLWHLRIEDLDPPREQPGASALILSTLEAFGFDWDGEVIYQSQRGSLYRDAVEQLQLQHQAYRCNCSRKQVFNRTGGIRYDGHCHALQPPHGQACAIRAHCAAGTIELQDAIQATQRYSLARDHGDFVIRRRDGLFAYQLAVVVDDAAQQISHVVRGSDLLDETPCQIQLQRYLGYASLDYAHIPVATSSGGQKLSKQNHAPPLDARNPVPALIAALEFLGQEPDAALHDASARELLHWAVEHWSIASIPRTREIPWSQP, from the coding sequence TTGCGCTATATCGGACGTTTCGCTCCATCCCCAACCGGCCCGCTCCACTTCGGCTCACTGCTGGCAGCCCTTGCCAGTTATGCGGATGCCCGCGCCCACGGCGGCCTCTGGCACCTTCGCATTGAAGACCTCGATCCGCCGCGTGAACAGCCCGGCGCCAGCGCGCTTATTCTTTCGACCCTGGAAGCTTTCGGCTTCGACTGGGACGGTGAGGTCATTTACCAGAGCCAGCGCGGCTCACTCTATCGCGATGCCGTTGAACAGCTGCAACTGCAGCACCAGGCCTACCGGTGCAACTGTTCCCGCAAGCAGGTCTTCAACCGTACCGGCGGCATTCGGTATGACGGCCACTGCCATGCACTGCAACCGCCACACGGGCAGGCCTGCGCTATCCGTGCGCACTGCGCCGCCGGTACCATCGAGCTGCAGGATGCCATTCAGGCCACACAGCGTTACTCGCTCGCTCGCGATCACGGCGATTTCGTGATCCGGCGCCGCGACGGCCTCTTTGCCTACCAGCTTGCGGTGGTGGTGGACGATGCCGCCCAGCAGATCAGCCATGTGGTCCGCGGCAGCGACCTGCTCGATGAAACGCCCTGCCAGATTCAGCTGCAGCGCTATCTCGGCTACGCCAGCCTGGACTATGCCCATATTCCGGTGGCGACCTCCAGCGGCGGTCAGAAGCTCAGCAAGCAAAACCATGCGCCGCCGCTGGATGCCCGCAATCCGGTGCCCGCGCTGATTGCCGCGCTTGAGTTTCTTGGCCAGGAGCCCGATGCCGCGCTGCACGACGCCAGTGCCCGTGAATTGTTGCACTGGGCCGTCGAACACTGGAGTATCGCGTCCATACCTAGAACCCGCGAAATACCCTGGTCCCAACCTTAA
- the dksA gene encoding RNA polymerase-binding protein DksA translates to MPTNDSQFTHFKPYDLDTGEEYMCDAHREHFRQILNAWKRQLMEEVDSTIHHLQEEASNFADPSDRASQEEEFSLELRTRDRERKLIRKIDEANERIDDDEYGFCDACGIEIGIRRLEARPTATLCIDCKTLAEIKEKQLGG, encoded by the coding sequence ATGCCAACAAATGATTCTCAGTTTACGCACTTTAAACCCTATGATCTCGATACGGGTGAAGAGTATATGTGCGATGCTCATCGCGAGCATTTTCGTCAGATTCTGAATGCCTGGAAACGGCAGTTGATGGAAGAAGTCGACAGCACTATCCATCATTTGCAGGAAGAAGCGTCCAACTTCGCTGACCCCAGCGACCGCGCCAGCCAGGAAGAGGAATTCAGCCTCGAACTGCGTACCCGTGACCGCGAACGCAAGCTGATCCGCAAGATCGACGAAGCCAACGAGCGCATCGACGACGACGAATACGGCTTCTGCGACGCCTGCGGTATCGAAATCGGCATTCGCCGCCTTGAAGCACGCCCCACCGCGACACTTTGCATCGACTGCAAGACGCTGGCAGAAATCAAGGAAAAGCAGCTCGGCGGCTGA
- a CDS encoding pyridoxal phosphate-dependent aminotransferase, with amino-acid sequence MAARWSDRVGDIESFKVMDLLKRARELESLGHDVVHMEVGEPDFPTAAPIAAAASKAIELGHTQYTPAAGIPALREAISGFYQQRYGLDIAPQRVIVTAGASGALLMAFALLANPGQTFMMSDPGYPCNRQFLRLIEARAQLVPVNADCNFQLTPAQVHAHWRSNTAGVLLASPANPTGAVLSEAELSALAGAVHRQGGHLVVDELYHGLTYGFDAASVLQVDPEAFVVNSFSKYFGMTGWRLGWIVAPESAVPELEKLAQNLYISPSTVSQYAALAAFEPDTLAIFEARRQEFGERRDRLVQGLRELGLGIPVAPQGAFYVYADVSHLTDNAFDFCWDLLESEHLAVTPGLDFGQHRANDFIRFSYTTSLERIELGLERLRRRLAR; translated from the coding sequence ATGGCAGCGCGCTGGAGTGATCGGGTCGGTGATATCGAGTCCTTCAAGGTGATGGACTTGCTCAAGCGTGCCCGTGAGCTGGAGTCGCTGGGGCACGATGTGGTGCACATGGAAGTCGGGGAGCCGGACTTCCCCACGGCGGCGCCCATTGCCGCGGCGGCCAGTAAAGCCATTGAGCTGGGGCATACCCAGTACACGCCGGCGGCGGGCATCCCTGCGTTGCGCGAGGCGATCTCCGGCTTTTACCAGCAGCGTTACGGCCTTGATATCGCGCCGCAGCGGGTTATCGTCACGGCGGGCGCATCCGGCGCCCTGCTGATGGCCTTTGCACTGCTGGCCAATCCGGGTCAGACCTTCATGATGAGTGACCCGGGCTATCCCTGTAACCGTCAGTTTCTGCGCCTGATCGAGGCGCGGGCCCAGCTGGTACCGGTGAATGCGGACTGCAACTTCCAGCTCACGCCGGCACAGGTTCACGCGCACTGGCGCAGCAACACCGCTGGAGTGCTGCTGGCCTCGCCCGCCAACCCGACGGGCGCGGTACTGAGCGAAGCTGAGCTGTCGGCGCTGGCTGGAGCCGTGCATCGCCAGGGTGGCCATCTGGTGGTGGACGAGCTCTACCACGGTTTGACCTACGGCTTCGACGCGGCAAGTGTGTTGCAAGTGGACCCCGAGGCGTTCGTGGTCAACAGCTTCTCCAAGTACTTTGGCATGACGGGCTGGCGCCTGGGGTGGATTGTGGCGCCGGAGTCGGCGGTGCCTGAGCTCGAAAAGCTGGCGCAGAACCTCTACATCTCGCCTTCCACGGTGTCACAGTACGCCGCCCTGGCAGCCTTCGAGCCGGATACCCTGGCGATCTTTGAGGCGCGCCGACAGGAGTTTGGCGAGCGGCGTGATCGCCTGGTGCAGGGGTTGCGTGAGCTGGGTCTGGGGATACCGGTGGCGCCGCAGGGAGCTTTCTATGTGTATGCCGACGTCAGCCACCTGACCGACAATGCGTTCGACTTTTGCTGGGACTTGCTCGAATCCGAACACCTTGCCGTGACGCCGGGGCTCGACTTTGGCCAGCACCGGGCGAACGACTTTATTCGTTTCTCCTACACCACGAGCCTGGAGCGCATTGAGCTTGGACTTGAGCGCCTGCGTCGACGGCTGGCACGCTGA
- the sfsA gene encoding DNA/RNA nuclease SfsA — protein MEFAGLIEGRLVRRYKRFLADVELPDGRQVTAHCPNTGSMRNCAEPGSRVWLLDSGNASRKYPLGWELVEVEGRHLACINTGRANALVREAIEQGRIGELAGYGCIRQEVPYGEERSRIDLVLSQGKVPDAWVEIKNLTLLEAGGWGSFPDAVTLRGQKHLRELMLLAQQGVRAVLLFCVPHGGIERVRPADAIDPAYGRLLREARGSGVELLAYGATPTPRELVLNRRLDIVL, from the coding sequence ATGGAGTTTGCCGGCTTGATAGAAGGACGCCTGGTCCGGCGTTACAAGCGCTTCCTGGCGGATGTCGAGTTGCCGGACGGCCGGCAGGTGACGGCGCACTGTCCCAATACCGGCTCGATGCGCAACTGTGCCGAACCCGGCAGCCGGGTGTGGCTGCTGGACTCCGGCAACGCCAGCCGTAAGTACCCGCTGGGCTGGGAGCTGGTGGAGGTGGAAGGCCGGCATCTGGCCTGCATCAATACCGGGCGCGCCAATGCGCTGGTGCGCGAGGCCATTGAGCAGGGGCGCATCGGCGAGCTTGCCGGGTACGGGTGCATTCGTCAGGAGGTTCCCTACGGCGAGGAACGCAGCCGTATCGATCTGGTGCTGTCACAGGGTAAAGTGCCCGATGCCTGGGTCGAGATCAAGAACCTGACCCTGCTGGAAGCCGGTGGCTGGGGCAGCTTTCCCGATGCGGTGACGCTGCGCGGGCAAAAGCACCTGCGCGAACTCATGCTGCTGGCCCAGCAGGGTGTGCGGGCGGTATTGCTGTTCTGTGTGCCCCACGGCGGTATCGAGCGGGTGCGGCCTGCCGATGCGATTGACCCGGCCTATGGCCGCCTGCTGCGCGAAGCGCGGGGCAGCGGCGTGGAACTGCTGGCCTACGGTGCCACACCGACGCCCCGGGAGCTGGTGCTGAATCGCCGGCTTGATATCGTACTCTGA
- a CDS encoding Rieske (2Fe-2S) protein: protein MTVLCNSSDIPPQSARGFTLDGRALVAVHHNGHFYVYENRCPHRGVELEWQPDQFFDFEGNFIQCATHGALFKIDTGECIAGPCNGQALTQVAFSQTDGQIVLL, encoded by the coding sequence ATGACAGTACTGTGCAATAGCAGTGATATCCCGCCACAGAGTGCCCGTGGCTTTACGCTGGACGGCCGCGCCCTGGTTGCCGTGCACCACAACGGCCATTTCTATGTATACGAGAATCGCTGCCCGCACCGGGGCGTCGAACTCGAATGGCAGCCTGATCAGTTTTTCGACTTCGAGGGCAACTTTATCCAGTGCGCCACCCACGGAGCCCTGTTCAAGATCGACACCGGCGAGTGCATCGCCGGCCCCTGCAATGGCCAGGCGCTCACCCAGGTAGCCTTCAGCCAGACCGACGGACAGATCGTGCTGCTTTGA